GACGAGGACGGAGCGGTCGTCGAACAGTCTGCGCTGGGCGGCATGGCCAAGCTGCAGTGGAAGGTGGATTTCGCCATGCGCTGGGTCGCGCTGGGCGTCGATTACGAGATGTACGGCAAGGACCTGACCGACACGGGCATCCAGTCCGGCAAGATCGCCAGGGTGCTGGGCGGGCGCAAGCCGGAAGGACTGATCTACGAGCTGTTCCTCGACGAGAATGGTGAGAAGATCAGCAAGTCCAAGGGCAACGGCCTGACCATCGAGCAGTGGCTCGATTACGGCTCGCCCGAGAGCCTCGGCTTCTACATCTTCCCCAATCCGAAAAGCGCCAAGCAGCTGCATGGCGGCGTGATCCCGCGGGCGGTGGACGATTACTGGGCTTTCCGCGAAAGACTGGCGGAGCAGCCGCTCGACAAGCAACTGGGCAACCCCGCATGGCACTTGCTGCGCGCGAATGGCGGTTTTGAAGGGACCGAGGCGCCCGGTGCCGGCGACAGCCTGCCGGTGACATTCGCATTGCTGCTGAACCTGGTCGGGGTGCTGGGCGCGGAGGCGGACAAGTCGCAGGTCTGGTCCTATCTTGCGAACTACGTCCCCGATGCCGATCCTGGGCGTCATCCGCGGCTGGACCAGCTGATTGACAATGCGCTGGCCTATAACCGCGATTTCATCGCCCCGACGCTGAACCGCCGTTCCCCGAACGAAACGGAAGCGGCCGCGCTGGAAGAGCTGGACCGGGAGCTTGCCGAAGCGCCTGCCGACATCAATGCCGAGGATCTACAGACCAAGGTATACGAGATAGGGAAGTCGGAGACCTATGGTTTCGAGAACCTGCGCGACTGGTTCGCTGCTCTGTACCAGATCCTGCTGGGGGCAGATCAGGGACCGCGCATGGGCAGCTTCATCAAGCTGTACGGGATCGACAACACCCGCAAGCTGATAGAGCGGGCGCTGGGCCGGTAAGCCTTCTGCAGGGCGTCATGCCCATTTGCGCACGCGGTACCACCGCGTGATGACATATTTCTCGCCCGCCTCGACCGGGGTGCCTGCATGAAGCGTGTCTTCATTGGGCGTTCCGTCGGGCGAGTGGTTGTTCCACATCAGCAGCACGCCCGGCTTCGGCCCGATATCAATGCCGACATTGGTGAAATTGGTCGCGCCCCCGGCCTCGACTTCGTTCAGGAACATCATCGCGGTCCAGCTGCGCTGTCCGCCGCGCTTGCGTTCGGCCTTCCAGTATTCTTCGGTCGGGTAGAAGAAGTCGTGATGCGGCTTGAACTGCTGGCCTTTCAGGTAACGCTGTCCCTGCATCCGTTCGCCCAGTTCGCCCGGCAGGCCCATCAGGTCATCGATGCGGCGCGAGATTCCTCGCACGAAAGGGTCGTTACTGTCGAAATTGCCTGAATAGGAGGTGCGAAACCCTTCGACATAGGCGCTTTCGTGGAGGCGACTGGGCTGGGCGACGAGGTCGATGAGCTCTCGCAGACGTGCGCATTCGCTTTCCGACAGGAAGTCGCCGATCGCGTAGATCTCCGCGAGGTCGGTCGGAACACGGTAAACCTTTGGGTCGGCATCCAGCCGGTTGCGAACGGTCTTGCCGATGCGGGCGAGGGCATCCTGGTCGGGCGGGCTGGTTGTCGCGGTCGTCATGATAGCGTCAATCCTAACGCGGCTGTTGCTGCGGGCAAGATACACCTGACCGGCATTATGGCCTGGAAAGGAAAAGGCCCCCGCGCAGTATGAACCGGCGGGGGCCTTGCAGTCTATTTTCCGGCAAACTTACCAGAAGAAGTCGTAGATGACGTCGACGGTCTGGCCGGTATAGATGTTCACCAGCAGCACGTCGTCGTAATACCGGACCCAGCGATAGGGGCCGTATACCTGTGGCAGGCGATAGGACCAGGGATCGTTGATCCAGTAGCGGCTGCCATAGAAGCCCGCGTCGAGGAAGAACCCGATATTGATCCTGCTGTACCGGTAATTGCGGTATGGTGCGTAATACCGGCCAAGACGGAAAAGACTGCGGTTCGAATAGCGATAGCGGTTCCAGTCGTAGCGGCGGTCGTGACGCCAGCGGGTGTTCCACCTGCGATAGTCGCCGCCACGATAGTCCCGGCGCGCCTGCCGGTAACCGGACCGGTAACCATCACGGCGTAAGTCCCGGCTATCGTAGCGGTCGCCGCGGCGCGCATCGCGGTGGCCTTCACGGTAGCCATCGCGGCGGATGCGGCGGTTCTCTACCCGGTCGCGCCGGCGTTCTTCGACACGGCCATCGCGGCGACCGGCCTGGTAAGCACCGCGCCTGATGGTGCGGTTCTCCGTCCGGTCGGTGCGGCGATCGACCCGGCGTTCTGCCCTGCGTTCGGCCCGGTCACGCGTCTGCGCCCGAGCTGGCTGGGCCTGCTCTTGCGCCATGCGCGGACGCTCGGTCCGCTCTCGACGGACACGCTGTGTCTGCTCGGCAGAACGCTGTGCTGCAATCTGGCGCTGGACATCCCGCCGCGACTGGGTTTGCCGGCTTTCGGTTCGGCGGTTCTGCCGTGCCTGCTGGCGGTTTGCCTGGCGTCGTTCTGCGCGGGCCTGTCCGCGATTGCCGCGGTTCTGCCTTGCATTGTCCCCGCCGCCACGCTGGCGATCGGCGCGCTGCTCGGCCTCTGCCGCTTCTGCCTGTGCGGGCACGGCCGCGAAAGCCATGGCCGCAGCCAATGCGGTGAGCCCGCTCGCTTCTAACAGTTTCTGGATAGTCACCTTTCGGTTCCCCTTGTGCTGAGCCGCGCCCACCCTGTTGCGGCGTTTTCGATACACAGGTGATACAAAGAAGTCGGTGAGCCAATTCTGAACAAGGGGTTACGGCTCTTGTTCAGGTTCAGGCGCGGTTTCCTGAACTCTTGACAGCGGATGGCGGTTCGGGCGGGAGGTGTTGATGCTCGAAACTCTCGATGAAGTCCGCAATGATTTGGCGAGCCGTCTAACCGTCGCGGCGCAGGATCGCCGATCGCAGCTGCATACGACCTATGTCGCTACAGCGAATGCCGATGTCCGCACGATGGTTCTACGCGCATTCGATCCGGTGACTTGGACGCTCCGGTTCCACACAGACACGCGCGCACCGAAAGTCGCGGTCATCGAGAACGACCCTCGCATCGGGGTCTTGCTCTACGACAAGCCGGGCAAGCTACAACTCCGCCTGACAGGTACGGGCGATGTTCTGCGCGGCGGGCCCATTGCGGACGCTGCGTGGGCGGAAAGCAACAATTTCGCGCGCCGCTGTTACCTGGGCGAGGGGCCCGGCGCTTCAAGCGATGCGCCGACCAGCGGTTTGCCCGAGCAATTCGAAGGTACGGAACCGGATGACGAGGCGCTGCGACCTGCGCGCGCCAATTTCGCTGTCCTGCTGGTGAAGCTGGCCTCCCTCGACTGGTTCACCCTTGCGCATACAGGCCATCGGCGCGCGCGATTCGAGAGGCAAGGGGATGGCTGGCAAGGCCATTGGGTCGCCCCCTGAACTGGATCTTGTTGCAGTAAAACCGGCCGCCAAAGGCTCGCTTCATCCCGGAACCCGCACCGGCGAACCATCGATCATGCGTAATGCGGCGCGCAGTTCACCTGACCGAAAGGTTGGCGGCGACAGCCCTGCGCAACGTTTCGCGGTGGCTGTGGGCCGCCCGGAGATGGGGGCGCAACGGGGAGTTGCGGCCGCTCATCCCTTGTGGGTGGGATGGCCGAATGATTGAAAGGACGAAGGTATCATGCAGAACCATCTCATCGCCGCAAAGGGCCTGATCCTCGCCGGTATGCTGGCCGTACCGGCAGCAGGCCTCTCGGCGCAGCAGGCGGAGGCGACCGGGGACGACGTCCTCACCACCGTTTACGGAGAAGCGCCGGTCGAAGGCCCCAAGGTGGAAGGCGTTATCACCGCACGCCGCGACAATCTGTTGCAGGTCACGGCGCGTGACGGTTCGCGGTCCACCATCGCCATCAACGAGGAGACGGATATTCGCGGCAAGGGCGGGTTTCTTGGCCTTGGCCGAACGGCGCTGGATCGGTCCGCGCTCTTGAACGGACTGCCCGTGTCGATCGAAACGATGCAGGCCGGCGGAACGCTGTATGCCAGCCGGGTCCGCCTCAGCAATGACGACCTCGAAATGGCGGAGATGATCCAGGCCGGCACGGCTCAGGGTTTCGCCGAACAGACCGCCGCGACCGAGGCTCTGCGCGGACGGGTCGGCGACATCGACAATTACAACATTCGCGGCACGACCAACGTCTATTTCGATACCGATGACTGGAAGCTGGGCGAGCAGGACCGCCTGAAGCTGTGCGAAGCGGCAAGGCAGGCAGACGCGATGGACAATGCGCTGCTCCTGGTCGTCGGCTACACCGATGCCGATGGCAGCCAGGACTACAACCAGCTCCTCAGCGAACGCCGGGCGGGCCGGGTGGTCAATACCCTGCAGCAGAATTGCGGATGGAAGCCGTGGCGTATGCTGACGCCGACCGGCATGGCGGAGGCCGATCCAGCAGCCGACAACACGACCGAATACGGCAAGGCGCAGAACCGCCGCGTCGCCGTGAATATCCTCGTGAGCAAGGCGACCGAGGGTCTTTGATGATCCGATGGTATCGGGCGGGGCGCGTGGCGTCCTGCCCGGTGCTCTCTTTCAGGCGACGTCCGGCGTCTGGGGGTCGGCGAAACGCGAGGCGAAGCTGTAGCCATCGGTGACGTCGCGCATGGTGCCGATCAATTCGCAGATTTCTCCCTCCTCGTCATACCCGGCCTCCGTTCGCCCTTCGATCTTGCGAACGCTCCCGTCGGGGCGGACGAGGCGCGCTTCGAAATTCGATGGCAGGCCGGTCCGCAGGATCGTCTCGATTGCGCCGTTCACGCGCTCCCGGTCGTTCTCGTGATAGCATTCCAGTACGGAAGCGAGGCCGCGCGTCCGTTCCGGCTTTCGCCCGGTAATGTCGCGTGCGGTCACGGACCATTCAACCAGGTCATCGGCCTTGCGGTAATGGAAGTGGCCGAAACGCACGATCCGCTCCGCCTCTTCCAGCTTGCGCTTGTCGTGGGTGATCTGGAACAGGTCCTTGCGATGGCGGGCAAGAAGAGCGGCCAGGGGGAAAACCGAAAGCAACAGCGCGACGAGGTAGAGCTGGAAATACAGCACCTGCTCCTCGACCGTGCCGAAAAACAGGCTGACCGGACCGCGGTCCAGAACGGTCAGGATCGATCCCACGGCTGTCACCGCCAGGATCGCGATGGCGGTTCCGCGCAGGCCGTGCATCAGGGTCGCAAAGAGTACCGCCACCATCGGCAGGAACAGGAGCGGGTAATCGGCCTGTCCGAAGGCGATTACCGTGCAGCCCCCCACGAGCAGGACGGTCCAGATCCAGAGCGAGCTCTGCCCGCCGGCCCCCGCATGACCCGGGCGCAGCAGGAACAGGATGACCGGCGTAACGATCAGCATGCCAAGGGCGACGGTGCTGGCCCAGGATAGGAAGAACGGGATGTCCAGCTTGCCCGACAGGACTGCCGCCATGGTGGCACTGGCCAGGGATGCCGCGATGGCCGTCACACCGAAGATGGCGAGGGAGGCCGGGTTTTCGAAGGTCCGCCTGTTCACCCCGAGCCGGTTCATCAGGGTGTATCCCAGCATCCCTTCGGCAAGATTGGCGATGGTGAACCCTGTCGCGGCAAGCAGGCCGACTTCGCCCCAGAGATTGGCGGCCAGTGATGCGGCAGCGGTCCCGCCGATAAGCCAGATTCGGCTCGCCGGTCGAGCAATCAGCAATCCGGCAAGGAAGATACCGCTGGGCGGCCAGACGGCGGCAATCCCGTCCATGCCGCTCGTCAGTTCGAGCGCAGCGACGGCAAATGCCAGCCAGCCGATCGTGAATGCGGCAACCAGCCATGGTTGCACCCGGTCCGAATCTTTCTGCACGCTATTGCCCCCCTGTGGCATCGGGTCATGCCAGACCCGATATGAGCGTGATTTGAACGGGCCGCCGGGTCCCCTTTCCCGGCCGCGCGGAAATCGATGGCGGAGCGCGGTTACGGGCCGTGCCCGAAGCGCGCTCCGCCAGTTTCTCTCAAGCCTGCGTCAGCGCGTCAGCTTCTTGTAGGCGAGACGCGTCGGCCGGTCGGCCGCATCGCCCAGGCGGCGGCGCTTGTCTTCCTCGTACGCCTCGAAATTGCCTTCGAACCATTCGACATGGCTGTTGCCTTCGAATGCCAGGATATGGGTCGCCAGGCGGTCGAGGAAGAAGCGGTCATGCGAGATGACCACGGCGCAGCCGGCGAAGTTCTCGATCGCGTCTTCCAGTGCGCGCAGGGTTTCCACGTCGAGGTCGTTGGTCGGTTCGTCCAGCAGCAGGACGTTGCCGCCTTCCTTCAGCATCTTGGCCATGTGGACGCGGTTACGCTCACCGCCCGACAGCTTGCCGACGTTCTTCTGCTGGTCCTGCCCCTTGAAGTTGAAGGCACCGACATAGGCACGTGTGCTCATGTCGTGGCCGTTGACCTTCATGTAATCGAGCCCGTCGGAGATTTCTTCCCAGACATTGTTGCTCGGCGTCAGGTCGTCGCGGCTCTGGTCGACATAACCCAGGTGCACGGTGTCGCCGATCTTGATCGAGCCGCTGTCGGGTTCTTCCTGACCGGTGATGATCTTGAACAGGGTCGATTTGCCGGCGCCGTTCGGGCCGATGATGCCGACGATGCCGCCCGGCGGGAGCGTGAAGCTGAGGTCTTCGAACAGCAGCTTGTCGCCGAAGCTCTTCGAGATGCCGTGCGCCTCGATCACCTGGCTGCCGAGGCGTTCGGGCACCTGAATCACGATCTGTGCCTTGCCCGGCCTGCGATCCGCCTGGGCCTCCTGCAATTGTTCGAACTTGCGCAGGCGCGCCTTCGATTTCGTCTGGCGGCCCTTCGGGTTCTGGCGGATCCACTCCAGTTCCTCGTTGAGAGCCTTCTGGCGACCGGAATCCTCGCGCTCTTCCTGCGCCAGGCGCTTGGCCTTCTTGTCGAGA
This is a stretch of genomic DNA from Erythrobacteraceae bacterium WH01K. It encodes these proteins:
- a CDS encoding lysine--tRNA ligase, giving the protein MSMQDLIDAARSSKAWPFQEAQRLLKRYPEGTKADGSPIVFETGYGPSGLPHIGTFQEVLRTTLVRRAFEALIGARPEDGKTRLIAFSDDMDGFRKVPENLPNKEMLAANLHKPLSRIPDPFDAGHESFAHHNNAKLREFLDQFGFEYEFIASSTVYNSGGFDDALRNVLANNQAILDIMLPTLRAERAATYSPIMPISPSTGHVLQVPVEVVDAQEGTIRFTDEDGAVVEQSALGGMAKLQWKVDFAMRWVALGVDYEMYGKDLTDTGIQSGKIARVLGGRKPEGLIYELFLDENGEKISKSKGNGLTIEQWLDYGSPESLGFYIFPNPKSAKQLHGGVIPRAVDDYWAFRERLAEQPLDKQLGNPAWHLLRANGGFEGTEAPGAGDSLPVTFALLLNLVGVLGAEADKSQVWSYLANYVPDADPGRHPRLDQLIDNALAYNRDFIAPTLNRRSPNETEAAALEELDRELAEAPADINAEDLQTKVYEIGKSETYGFENLRDWFAALYQILLGADQGPRMGSFIKLYGIDNTRKLIERALGR
- a CDS encoding 2OG-Fe(II) oxygenase codes for the protein MTTATTSPPDQDALARIGKTVRNRLDADPKVYRVPTDLAEIYAIGDFLSESECARLRELIDLVAQPSRLHESAYVEGFRTSYSGNFDSNDPFVRGISRRIDDLMGLPGELGERMQGQRYLKGQQFKPHHDFFYPTEEYWKAERKRGGQRSWTAMMFLNEVEAGGATNFTNVGIDIGPKPGVLLMWNNHSPDGTPNEDTLHAGTPVEAGEKYVITRWYRVRKWA
- a CDS encoding RcnB family protein, with the protein product MTIQKLLEASGLTALAAAMAFAAVPAQAEAAEAEQRADRQRGGGDNARQNRGNRGQARAERRQANRQQARQNRRTESRQTQSRRDVQRQIAAQRSAEQTQRVRRERTERPRMAQEQAQPARAQTRDRAERRAERRVDRRTDRTENRTIRRGAYQAGRRDGRVEERRRDRVENRRIRRDGYREGHRDARRGDRYDSRDLRRDGYRSGYRQARRDYRGGDYRRWNTRWRHDRRYDWNRYRYSNRSLFRLGRYYAPYRNYRYSRINIGFFLDAGFYGSRYWINDPWSYRLPQVYGPYRWVRYYDDVLLVNIYTGQTVDVIYDFFW
- a CDS encoding pyridoxamine 5'-phosphate oxidase family protein, with amino-acid sequence MLETLDEVRNDLASRLTVAAQDRRSQLHTTYVATANADVRTMVLRAFDPVTWTLRFHTDTRAPKVAVIENDPRIGVLLYDKPGKLQLRLTGTGDVLRGGPIADAAWAESNNFARRCYLGEGPGASSDAPTSGLPEQFEGTEPDDEALRPARANFAVLLVKLASLDWFTLAHTGHRRARFERQGDGWQGHWVAP
- a CDS encoding OmpA family protein, translated to MQNHLIAAKGLILAGMLAVPAAGLSAQQAEATGDDVLTTVYGEAPVEGPKVEGVITARRDNLLQVTARDGSRSTIAINEETDIRGKGGFLGLGRTALDRSALLNGLPVSIETMQAGGTLYASRVRLSNDDLEMAEMIQAGTAQGFAEQTAATEALRGRVGDIDNYNIRGTTNVYFDTDDWKLGEQDRLKLCEAARQADAMDNALLLVVGYTDADGSQDYNQLLSERRAGRVVNTLQQNCGWKPWRMLTPTGMAEADPAADNTTEYGKAQNRRVAVNILVSKATEGL
- a CDS encoding MASE1 domain-containing protein, whose product is MQKDSDRVQPWLVAAFTIGWLAFAVAALELTSGMDGIAAVWPPSGIFLAGLLIARPASRIWLIGGTAAASLAANLWGEVGLLAATGFTIANLAEGMLGYTLMNRLGVNRRTFENPASLAIFGVTAIAASLASATMAAVLSGKLDIPFFLSWASTVALGMLIVTPVILFLLRPGHAGAGGQSSLWIWTVLLVGGCTVIAFGQADYPLLFLPMVAVLFATLMHGLRGTAIAILAVTAVGSILTVLDRGPVSLFFGTVEEQVLYFQLYLVALLLSVFPLAALLARHRKDLFQITHDKRKLEEAERIVRFGHFHYRKADDLVEWSVTARDITGRKPERTRGLASVLECYHENDRERVNGAIETILRTGLPSNFEARLVRPDGSVRKIEGRTEAGYDEEGEICELIGTMRDVTDGYSFASRFADPQTPDVA
- the ettA gene encoding energy-dependent translational throttle protein EttA, translated to MAAQYAYVMKNMTKTFPGAPKPVLKDINLQFYQGAKIGIVGPNGAGKSTLMKIMAGIDTDFAGEAWPGENITVGYLPQEPQLDESKTVLENVKDGARDIADKVDRFNEITGLMGDPDRDDFDDLMTEMGTLQEEIDAVDGWTLDNQLEIAMEALRCPPSDADVGNLSGGEKRRVALTRLLIQKPGILLLDEPTNHLDAESVTWLENHLKEYAGAVLMITHDRYFLDNVVGWILELDRGSYYPYEGNYSTYLDKKAKRLAQEEREDSGRQKALNEELEWIRQNPKGRQTKSKARLRKFEQLQEAQADRRPGKAQIVIQVPERLGSQVIEAHGISKSFGDKLLFEDLSFTLPPGGIVGIIGPNGAGKSTLFKIITGQEEPDSGSIKIGDTVHLGYVDQSRDDLTPSNNVWEEISDGLDYMKVNGHDMSTRAYVGAFNFKGQDQQKNVGKLSGGERNRVHMAKMLKEGGNVLLLDEPTNDLDVETLRALEDAIENFAGCAVVISHDRFFLDRLATHILAFEGNSHVEWFEGNFEAYEEDKRRRLGDAADRPTRLAYKKLTR